A single Cnuibacter physcomitrellae DNA region contains:
- a CDS encoding Gfo/Idh/MocA family protein, with translation MSLRVALIGYGFMGAAHSVGWRQAPAVFDLPEDVERAVLVGRNAAAVAQAAQKWGWAESATDWREVIARDDIDIVDIVTPGDSHAEIAIAALDAGKHVLCEKPLANTVAEAEAMTAAADRAAQSGVRAMVGFTYRRVPAVTLLRDLVAAGKVGTVQQVRAAYRQDWLVDPEMPLAWRLQKEHAGSGALGDIGAHIIDMTQFVTGQRIASVSGTMDTIVKQRPLLGSGSGLSGTASDGYGDVTVDDVALFTGRLESGALASFEATRFATGRKNALTLEVSGDRGALAFDLEDLNTLQFYDRTAPDELQGFTRILVTEAEHPYVAAWWPAGHMLGYEHGFVHQAKDLVEAIASGQDAHPTFEEGLAVQRVLASVEASAVRDSAWVDALATVDAVEKTGQES, from the coding sequence ATGAGCCTCCGGGTCGCCCTCATCGGCTACGGGTTCATGGGAGCGGCCCATTCGGTGGGCTGGCGCCAGGCGCCCGCCGTCTTCGACCTGCCCGAAGACGTCGAGAGGGCGGTGCTGGTCGGACGCAACGCCGCCGCCGTCGCTCAGGCCGCCCAGAAGTGGGGCTGGGCGGAGTCGGCGACGGACTGGCGCGAGGTGATCGCGCGGGACGACATCGACATCGTCGACATCGTCACGCCGGGCGACTCCCACGCGGAGATCGCCATCGCCGCGCTCGACGCGGGCAAGCACGTCCTCTGCGAGAAGCCGCTCGCCAACACGGTCGCCGAGGCGGAGGCCATGACGGCCGCCGCCGACCGTGCAGCCCAGTCCGGCGTGCGCGCCATGGTGGGCTTCACCTACCGGCGCGTGCCTGCCGTGACGCTCCTCCGTGACCTCGTCGCCGCGGGCAAGGTGGGCACGGTGCAGCAGGTGAGGGCCGCGTACCGCCAGGACTGGCTGGTCGACCCCGAGATGCCCCTGGCCTGGCGGCTGCAGAAGGAGCACGCCGGCTCGGGAGCCCTGGGCGACATCGGCGCGCACATCATCGACATGACCCAGTTCGTGACCGGTCAGCGGATCGCCTCGGTCTCGGGCACGATGGACACGATCGTGAAGCAGCGCCCGCTCCTCGGATCCGGATCCGGTCTCTCCGGCACCGCATCCGACGGCTACGGCGACGTCACGGTCGACGACGTCGCGCTCTTCACCGGACGGCTCGAGAGCGGCGCGCTGGCCTCGTTCGAGGCGACGCGCTTCGCCACGGGGCGGAAGAACGCTCTCACCCTCGAGGTCTCGGGCGACCGGGGAGCGCTGGCGTTCGACCTCGAGGACCTCAACACCCTGCAGTTCTACGACCGCACCGCGCCGGACGAGCTGCAGGGGTTCACGAGGATCCTCGTGACCGAGGCCGAGCATCCGTACGTCGCCGCATGGTGGCCCGCGGGTCACATGCTGGGCTATGAGCACGGGTTCGTTCACCAGGCGAAGGATCTGGTCGAGGCGATCGCGTCCGGCCAGGATGCGCATCCGACGTTCGAGGAGGGGCTCGCGGTGCAGCGGGTGCTCGCCTCGGTCGAGGCCAGCGCCGTGCGCGATTCGGCCTGGGTGGATGCGCTGGCCACGGTCGACGCCGTGGAGAAGACAGGACAGGAGAGCTGA
- a CDS encoding sugar phosphate isomerase/epimerase family protein — protein MIRWGYAINQFKPQFDDFVRRRQHRRALQVIAASGFTGVELSAGSGRWEPLGNPRQIEANFGSIAGFGEFVRAAALDSVSSWYWDPALRLGEDLTHGDDPLDPSARDGLVGHATWFATALAELGGDVLVVRPAPLAGQSAPLDEAAIRTLAESWQAVAAALEPLGVKLALHVDFLSSLRRDDGLERLLAASDASVGLALDTAELTIAGIDPIDLYRRHADRVVHVHLKNAAAVDDVDDYLLPAGDFTVLRAGGSRAVPRWFTELATEPLLVDSPAFVRALAENGYDGWVVVESDLSPHPPTSTMLNGWEVQHVLAPLAAGG, from the coding sequence GTGATCCGCTGGGGCTACGCCATCAACCAGTTCAAGCCGCAGTTCGACGACTTCGTCCGCCGTCGCCAGCACCGCCGGGCCCTCCAGGTGATCGCCGCCTCCGGCTTCACCGGGGTCGAGCTCTCCGCGGGGAGCGGACGGTGGGAACCGCTCGGCAATCCGCGGCAGATAGAGGCGAACTTCGGCTCGATCGCCGGTTTCGGCGAGTTCGTCCGGGCCGCGGCGCTCGACTCGGTGAGCAGCTGGTACTGGGACCCTGCGCTGCGCCTGGGCGAGGACCTCACGCACGGCGACGATCCGCTCGACCCGTCTGCACGAGACGGCCTCGTCGGTCACGCGACGTGGTTCGCCACGGCCCTCGCGGAGCTGGGCGGCGACGTCCTCGTGGTGCGGCCCGCGCCTCTCGCGGGTCAGTCCGCCCCGCTCGACGAGGCGGCGATCCGGACTCTCGCGGAGTCGTGGCAGGCGGTCGCGGCGGCGCTCGAGCCGCTCGGGGTGAAGCTCGCCCTCCACGTCGACTTCCTCTCCTCGTTGCGCCGCGACGACGGTCTCGAGCGACTGCTGGCCGCCTCGGATGCGTCGGTCGGGCTCGCGCTCGACACAGCCGAGCTCACCATCGCGGGCATCGACCCGATCGACCTCTACCGGCGCCACGCCGATCGCGTCGTGCACGTCCACCTGAAGAACGCGGCGGCCGTCGACGACGTCGACGACTACCTCCTGCCCGCCGGCGACTTCACGGTGCTGCGGGCGGGCGGCTCGCGGGCGGTGCCGCGCTGGTTCACCGAGCTCGCCACCGAGCCCCTGCTCGTCGACTCGCCCGCCTTCGTCAGGGCCCTCGCCGAGAACGGCTACGACGGCTGGGTGGTCGTCGAGAGCGACCTCAGCCCGCATCCGCCCACCAGCACGATGCTCAACGGCTGGGAGGTCCAGCACGTGCTCGCCCCTCTCGCCGCGGGCGGCTGA
- a CDS encoding Gfo/Idh/MocA family protein, with amino-acid sequence MIYGVGFIGSGPGVSALHLPTVARLGAFEPRHVADAGSGRAAGLGERHGLRHSTGIDDLLDDPTVDVVAVCSPPHLHAEQVLAAVEAGKRAVFCEKPLAVDAEEAEAVIAACRATGTAVVVGTNHLFDPAWARAKHHLVAHGGRVQTFSATVSLPPNGRYHELVSVPTDANGGAGAPAGGRPLPDWDDPTIAAAVLRQLVLGLCIHDLPLLRDVAPHIDRVVYARPVSPLGYCLGLLAGDILVQLTAVMQPGGADALWRISIGTDFDDLEVEFPPSFVHAGSAAVRVRSGAGPETRYLRAEEDGYEAEWRALADLIEGRVAVEYDELLDDARYSIDLADAVAASVLERTAVRP; translated from the coding sequence ATGATCTACGGGGTCGGATTCATCGGCTCGGGCCCGGGGGTCTCGGCGCTCCATCTGCCCACCGTCGCCCGCCTCGGCGCGTTCGAGCCGCGCCACGTCGCCGACGCCGGAAGCGGGCGTGCCGCGGGTCTCGGCGAACGGCACGGACTGCGTCACTCCACCGGTATCGACGACCTGCTCGACGACCCGACCGTGGACGTCGTCGCCGTCTGCTCTCCACCGCACCTGCATGCCGAGCAGGTGCTGGCCGCTGTCGAGGCGGGCAAGCGCGCCGTGTTCTGCGAGAAGCCGCTGGCCGTCGACGCCGAGGAGGCGGAGGCGGTGATCGCCGCCTGCCGGGCGACGGGGACGGCTGTGGTGGTCGGCACGAACCATCTCTTCGATCCCGCCTGGGCCAGGGCGAAGCATCATCTCGTCGCCCATGGCGGCCGGGTCCAGACCTTCTCCGCCACCGTCTCCCTTCCTCCCAACGGGCGCTATCACGAACTGGTGAGCGTGCCGACCGACGCGAACGGCGGGGCCGGCGCCCCCGCCGGAGGTCGTCCGCTGCCCGACTGGGACGATCCCACCATCGCCGCGGCGGTGCTCCGCCAGCTCGTCCTGGGGCTGTGCATCCACGACCTCCCCCTGCTCCGCGACGTCGCACCGCACATCGACCGCGTCGTGTACGCGCGGCCGGTCAGCCCTCTGGGCTACTGCCTCGGTCTCCTCGCCGGCGACATCCTCGTGCAGTTGACCGCGGTGATGCAGCCCGGCGGTGCCGATGCCCTCTGGCGGATCTCGATCGGCACCGACTTCGACGACCTCGAGGTCGAGTTCCCGCCGTCGTTCGTGCACGCGGGCAGCGCGGCGGTGCGGGTGAGGTCGGGCGCGGGCCCGGAGACTCGCTACCTGCGGGCGGAGGAGGACGGCTACGAGGCGGAGTGGCGCGCCCTCGCCGACCTCATCGAAGGTCGTGTGGCCGTCGAGTACGACGAACTCCTCGACGACGCCCGCTACTCCATCGACCTCGCGGATGCGGTGGCCGCGTCGGTGCTCGAGCGGACGGCGGTGCGTCCGTGA
- a CDS encoding sugar phosphate isomerase/epimerase family protein has product MADGIAGTGIKLGITLYSLTSEFAAGIYTPETLIKAAADEGLGPGVEFNIAQMLRTYPDVDEEFTKLWFDSLEKYGLEASAIGTNLDMGRRKGQDMSPDEEHEFLARQLKTAHTLGFKRIVIRSAGKELLRSLLPLAEKYDQKLGYEIHAPSGPNDPKVLGIRGVYDELQSDRLGFTADFSSTMHSLSPRLLTTLRQMGMPEQYFEVMDEIWHEPTPMHVRNQKFEDFLTSEGFDFARLGPFTRLAFNMHGLVPPEEWLDIMPQIFHVHAKFYDIDETGQEPAMDIPRIVKQFVEGGYQGYLSSEWEGHAFSDLGEADPIDLVKKQHALMRRAIEETVAVSA; this is encoded by the coding sequence ATGGCAGACGGAATCGCCGGCACCGGCATCAAGCTCGGCATCACGCTGTACTCGCTCACCAGCGAGTTCGCGGCGGGGATCTACACCCCCGAGACCCTCATCAAGGCCGCGGCCGACGAGGGGCTCGGGCCGGGCGTCGAGTTCAACATCGCGCAGATGCTGCGCACCTACCCCGACGTCGACGAGGAGTTCACGAAGCTCTGGTTCGACAGCCTCGAGAAGTACGGTCTCGAGGCCAGCGCGATCGGCACCAACCTCGACATGGGCCGCCGCAAGGGCCAGGACATGTCGCCCGACGAGGAGCACGAGTTCCTGGCGCGGCAGCTGAAGACCGCGCACACGCTCGGATTCAAGCGGATCGTCATCCGCTCCGCGGGCAAGGAGCTCTTGCGCAGCCTGCTCCCGCTCGCGGAGAAGTACGACCAGAAGCTGGGCTACGAGATCCACGCGCCCTCCGGCCCGAACGACCCGAAGGTGCTCGGCATCCGCGGGGTCTACGACGAGCTGCAGAGCGACCGCCTCGGCTTCACGGCCGACTTCTCGTCGACCATGCACAGCCTCTCGCCGCGCCTGCTCACCACGCTGCGGCAGATGGGCATGCCGGAGCAGTACTTCGAGGTGATGGACGAGATCTGGCACGAGCCCACCCCCATGCACGTGCGCAACCAGAAGTTCGAGGACTTCCTCACCTCGGAGGGCTTCGACTTCGCCCGCCTCGGGCCGTTCACCCGGCTCGCGTTCAACATGCACGGGCTCGTCCCGCCGGAGGAGTGGCTCGACATCATGCCGCAGATCTTCCACGTGCACGCGAAGTTCTACGACATCGACGAGACGGGCCAGGAGCCGGCGATGGACATCCCGCGCATCGTGAAGCAGTTCGTCGAGGGCGGCTACCAGGGCTACCTCTCGAGCGAGTGGGAGGGCCACGCGTTCTCCGACCTCGGCGAGGCCGACCCGATCGACCTGGTGAAGAAGCAGCACGCGCTCATGCGCCGTGCGATCGAAGAGACCGTGGCCGTCTCGGCCTGA
- a CDS encoding ThuA domain-containing protein: protein MTTATDKPVLDVLILSGHMTTEHDNEFRSFRKHNEWITTLLEDTGRFKVRVVEDPRGLPAAVIDKYDVLIVVFEGRDGYHDMATGFGAETDAAILRFVHDDGKGIVWFHGSAAQEDRWGYPEEYNVMRGAKLSAWETGLRPRPWGEALLRTAEPRHPITEGINETWTVTGDDILVGVQMYEGAQVLLTTFDDLEAYEKAPVWPMSHYPVDIPEGGIAELPGINTDQPLAWINEYGAGRSFTITIGHDIDTFRRIEFIRMFPRGVEWAATGEVTLTGPDRRGDRRINPWPYYNREG from the coding sequence ATGACCACCGCCACCGACAAGCCCGTCCTGGACGTCCTCATCCTCTCGGGACACATGACGACCGAGCACGACAACGAGTTCCGAAGCTTCCGCAAGCACAACGAGTGGATCACGACCCTGCTCGAGGACACCGGCAGGTTCAAGGTGCGCGTGGTCGAGGATCCGCGCGGCCTGCCCGCTGCGGTGATCGACAAGTACGACGTGCTGATCGTCGTCTTCGAGGGGCGTGATGGCTACCACGACATGGCCACCGGATTCGGCGCCGAGACGGATGCCGCGATCCTGAGGTTCGTCCACGACGACGGCAAGGGGATCGTGTGGTTCCACGGCTCGGCCGCGCAGGAGGACCGCTGGGGCTACCCGGAGGAGTACAACGTCATGCGCGGGGCGAAGCTCAGCGCCTGGGAGACGGGCCTCCGCCCGCGCCCGTGGGGTGAGGCGCTCCTGCGCACCGCGGAGCCGCGGCATCCGATCACCGAGGGGATCAACGAGACGTGGACCGTCACGGGTGACGACATCCTCGTCGGCGTCCAGATGTACGAGGGCGCCCAGGTGCTGCTGACAACCTTCGACGATCTCGAGGCGTACGAGAAGGCTCCGGTGTGGCCGATGTCGCACTATCCCGTCGACATCCCCGAGGGTGGGATCGCCGAGCTGCCGGGCATCAACACCGACCAGCCCCTCGCCTGGATCAACGAGTACGGCGCGGGCCGCTCCTTCACCATCACGATCGGCCACGACATCGACACCTTCCGGCGGATCGAGTTCATCCGCATGTTCCCCCGGGGCGTCGAGTGGGCCGCCACCGGCGAGGTCACCCTCACCGGCCCCGACCGCCGCGGCGACCGCCGCATCAACCCCTGGCCCTACTACAACCGCGAGGGCTGA
- a CDS encoding C-glycoside deglycosidase beta subunit domain-containing protein: MATHNSLFAEKDVRRTDDGIAVSVQLPWYRSLWLSAVDDVSASVNGVEVPKDRIRFVLNGTSYRVEELPEQWDTLWFVADRPDVAISLDEVPAAGEKLTVEVVLTMRLLYMQIAPGRYVTNRVPVEREVVLA; the protein is encoded by the coding sequence ATGGCCACTCACAACTCCCTCTTCGCGGAGAAGGACGTCCGTCGCACCGACGACGGCATCGCGGTCTCCGTGCAGCTGCCCTGGTACCGCAGCCTCTGGCTCTCGGCCGTGGACGACGTCTCGGCGTCCGTCAACGGCGTGGAGGTGCCGAAGGACCGCATCCGCTTCGTGCTGAACGGCACCTCCTACCGTGTGGAGGAGCTGCCCGAGCAGTGGGACACGCTCTGGTTCGTCGCTGACCGGCCGGACGTCGCGATCTCGCTCGACGAGGTCCCGGCGGCGGGCGAGAAGCTCACCGTCGAGGTCGTCCTCACGATGCGGCTGCTCTACATGCAGATCGCCCCCGGCCGATACGTGACCAACCGCGTGCCGGTCGAGCGCGAGGTCGTGCTCGCATGA
- a CDS encoding restriction endonuclease subunit R → MTSSDALDALPAGWTLAASSFNWTPEVIRAERSARDIIAGVAHDGVASVIELEAGQALRSFPDPTPEELDELSGALAAAGGRIGIFGASIDDWNSPTRRRSDDERFEFLLPQLHAASRLGALGLRLPLGQAGPALIERLLPLLHEHDLVLFEEVQGSQTPSSPESAAAYDHLVGLDDPHLRLVLDISMLMPALPVTYLERLTAAGLPQAFLSQLTDRWRDPQTRLAVLALLREGGVPPHLHTLYMDMVVRFGRSDVSELADVLPFVSAVHLKFWDLDDQDGRVSDPLRAVGEALAGVGFTGTLASEWGGHAWLDDDPTAMTRAHLDLARHSLLVGAARASAAPQGAR, encoded by the coding sequence GTGACGTCCTCTGACGCGCTCGACGCCCTGCCCGCCGGATGGACCCTCGCCGCCAGCTCCTTCAACTGGACCCCCGAGGTCATCCGGGCAGAACGGTCCGCGCGCGACATCATCGCCGGCGTCGCGCACGACGGCGTCGCGAGCGTCATCGAGCTGGAGGCGGGGCAGGCGCTCCGCTCCTTCCCCGATCCGACGCCCGAGGAGCTCGACGAGCTGTCCGGAGCGCTCGCCGCAGCGGGCGGGCGCATCGGGATCTTCGGAGCGAGCATCGACGACTGGAACAGCCCCACCCGCCGGCGCAGCGACGACGAGCGCTTCGAGTTCCTCCTCCCCCAGCTGCACGCGGCGAGCCGTCTCGGAGCGCTCGGCCTGCGCCTGCCGCTCGGCCAGGCCGGGCCGGCGCTCATCGAGCGACTCCTGCCGCTGCTCCACGAGCACGACCTCGTGCTCTTCGAGGAGGTGCAGGGATCGCAGACGCCTTCCTCCCCCGAGTCCGCCGCCGCGTACGACCATCTCGTCGGACTGGATGACCCGCACCTGCGTCTCGTGCTCGACATCAGCATGCTCATGCCCGCGCTCCCGGTCACGTACCTCGAGCGGCTCACCGCCGCGGGTCTGCCGCAGGCGTTCCTGTCGCAGCTCACCGATCGGTGGCGCGACCCCCAGACCCGGCTCGCCGTCCTCGCGCTCCTCCGCGAGGGCGGCGTGCCGCCCCACCTGCACACCCTCTACATGGACATGGTCGTGCGCTTCGGACGGTCGGACGTCTCGGAGCTCGCCGACGTGCTGCCCTTCGTCTCGGCCGTCCACCTCAAGTTCTGGGACCTCGACGACCAGGACGGTCGCGTGAGCGACCCCCTCCGCGCCGTGGGCGAGGCGCTCGCGGGCGTCGGCTTCACCGGCACCCTGGCGAGCGAGTGGGGCGGACACGCCTGGCTCGACGACGACCCGACCGCCATGACACGCGCCCACCTCGACCTCGCGCGGCACTCCCTCCTCGTGGGGGCCGCACGCGCATCCGCCGCACCACAAGGAGCACGATGA
- a CDS encoding ROK family protein, which translates to MATESTLRFAAQTDEVTSLLRVVNLVRTGEATTRPEISRVTGLGRGVVTQRVDQAIELGYLADSEFAPSTGGRAARTLRFRSEQGRILIFALGALHMRVGIADLAGQLLDQDQSRWDIAQGPAATMDTALAMMDTLLERQAEVPVWAVAVGLPGPVDFDSGRPVAPPIMPGWNGFDVRRRFEERFDAPVWVDNDVNLLAFSERAHRYQHDDLIYVKIGSGIGAGLLSHGRIHRGANGAAGDIGHVRVSGSDVLCRCGKTGCLEAVAGGWALVRDADAALADGASGYLGRRVQEGASLSPELIARAAEDGDALAISLIQRSARTVGEAIAALVNMFNPGVIVIGGAAAAAGELYLAEVRQRVYELSHPLATRDLQIVASIDDEREPLRGGAELAREELFDVTFPRWFALGRPTVQSALTAA; encoded by the coding sequence ATGGCCACCGAGTCCACCCTCCGCTTCGCCGCGCAGACCGACGAGGTGACGAGCCTCCTCCGGGTCGTCAACCTCGTGCGCACAGGCGAAGCCACCACGCGTCCTGAGATCAGCCGGGTCACGGGCCTCGGCCGCGGCGTCGTCACCCAGCGTGTGGACCAGGCCATCGAGCTCGGCTATCTGGCCGACAGCGAGTTCGCCCCCTCCACCGGAGGACGCGCGGCACGTACGCTGCGCTTCCGGTCGGAGCAGGGACGCATCCTCATCTTCGCCCTCGGAGCGCTCCACATGCGGGTCGGCATCGCCGACCTCGCGGGCCAGCTGCTGGATCAGGACCAGAGCCGGTGGGACATCGCCCAGGGCCCCGCCGCGACGATGGACACCGCGCTGGCCATGATGGACACCCTGCTCGAGCGCCAGGCCGAGGTCCCGGTCTGGGCCGTGGCCGTCGGGCTTCCCGGTCCGGTCGACTTCGACTCCGGACGGCCGGTGGCGCCGCCGATCATGCCCGGCTGGAACGGGTTCGACGTCCGACGGCGCTTCGAGGAGCGCTTCGACGCTCCCGTCTGGGTCGACAACGACGTGAACCTCCTCGCCTTCAGCGAGCGCGCCCATCGCTACCAGCACGACGACCTCATCTACGTGAAGATCGGCTCGGGCATCGGCGCTGGGCTCCTCTCGCATGGCCGGATCCACCGCGGAGCGAACGGCGCTGCCGGCGACATCGGCCACGTCCGGGTCAGCGGCTCGGACGTGCTCTGCCGCTGCGGCAAGACCGGATGCCTGGAGGCCGTCGCCGGTGGCTGGGCGCTGGTCCGCGACGCCGACGCGGCGCTGGCCGACGGAGCGAGCGGCTACCTCGGGCGCCGCGTGCAGGAGGGCGCCTCCCTCTCGCCCGAACTCATCGCCCGGGCCGCGGAGGACGGCGACGCCCTCGCCATCTCCCTGATCCAGCGATCGGCACGCACCGTCGGCGAGGCCATCGCGGCGCTCGTCAACATGTTCAACCCCGGCGTCATCGTGATCGGCGGTGCCGCAGCCGCAGCCGGAGAGCTCTACCTCGCCGAGGTGAGGCAGCGCGTCTACGAGCTGTCGCATCCGCTCGCCACCCGCGACCTCCAGATCGTGGCATCGATCGACGACGAGCGCGAGCCTTTGCGGGGCGGCGCCGAGCTGGCCCGCGAAGAGCTCTTCGATGTGACCTTCCCCCGCTGGTTCGCCCTCGGCCGCCCGACCGTCCAGAGCGCTCTCACCGCGGCGTAG
- a CDS encoding sugar phosphate isomerase/epimerase family protein, translated as MTRPITLFTGQWADLPFEEVARLAGEWGYDGLEIACWGDHIDVSRWDDAEYVQSRRDILARHGLEVYAISNHLTGQAVCDDPIDQRHRDILSDRVWGDGSPEGVRERAAEDLKDTARFAAALGVKTVNGFSGSSIWKYVAMFPPASDEMIDAGYRDFAERWNPILDVFEEVGVRFALEVHPSEIAYDYWTAKRTLEAIGHRPSFGFNFDPSHFVWQQLDSVAFVLDFADHIFHVHCKESVTNLDGRNGVLGSHLNWANPRRGWTFVSTGHGAVPWEPLFRALNSIGYDGPTSVEWEDAGMDRLVGAPEALAFVRKLNAITPPHALFDSAFSTKAD; from the coding sequence ATGACCCGCCCGATCACGTTGTTCACCGGCCAGTGGGCGGACCTCCCCTTCGAGGAGGTCGCGCGACTGGCGGGTGAATGGGGCTACGACGGACTCGAGATCGCCTGCTGGGGCGACCACATCGACGTCTCCCGCTGGGACGACGCCGAGTACGTCCAGAGCCGACGCGACATCCTCGCGCGGCACGGGCTCGAGGTCTACGCGATCTCGAACCATCTCACCGGCCAGGCGGTCTGCGACGACCCGATCGACCAGCGGCACCGCGACATCCTCTCGGACCGCGTGTGGGGCGACGGCTCACCCGAAGGAGTGCGCGAGCGCGCCGCCGAGGACCTGAAGGACACGGCGCGGTTCGCCGCCGCGCTCGGAGTGAAGACGGTCAACGGCTTCAGCGGGTCGAGCATCTGGAAGTACGTGGCGATGTTCCCGCCCGCATCCGACGAGATGATCGACGCCGGATACCGCGACTTCGCGGAGCGATGGAACCCCATCCTCGACGTGTTCGAGGAGGTCGGGGTGCGGTTCGCCCTCGAGGTGCACCCGTCGGAGATCGCGTACGACTACTGGACGGCCAAGCGCACGCTGGAGGCGATCGGTCATCGGCCCTCGTTCGGGTTCAACTTCGACCCGTCGCACTTCGTCTGGCAGCAGCTCGACAGCGTCGCGTTCGTGCTCGACTTCGCCGACCACATCTTCCACGTGCACTGCAAGGAGTCCGTGACGAACCTCGACGGCCGCAACGGCGTGCTGGGGTCGCACTTGAACTGGGCGAACCCCCGTCGCGGCTGGACGTTCGTGTCGACCGGCCACGGCGCCGTGCCGTGGGAGCCGCTGTTCCGTGCGCTCAACTCCATCGGCTACGACGGGCCCACGAGCGTGGAGTGGGAGGACGCCGGCATGGACCGGCTCGTGGGCGCGCCCGAGGCGCTCGCGTTCGTGCGGAAGCTCAACGCGATCACGCCCCCGCACGCCCTCTTCGACTCCGCCTTCTCCACGAAGGCGGACTGA
- a CDS encoding sugar phosphate isomerase/epimerase family protein, protein MKWSYMDHWRSQSPHGPIDQWESRATMDRFLKQVAAVGYDAIDTFDFRWYQIMGEYGSVANYQEYVQEHGLDRIVNTFHAADYDPRNYAPHIPATHANILEDFRVTMDRWSGIQLDNIIVMPATLYYDMEPVTEDKLKITADLWNQVGAITKDAGVRLTCHHEFFCGIQSRWELDTFYAHTDPEYVHLFVDTAQHCIASVDPIEFYEAYADRVSGFHFKDTRNHDLIGDYRRRPDSEIMADTTERWFYEMGDEGGLVDFEGFIRAVARRGFDGYLSVEHDKANKLGGDHAESTAIAAWYAKNVLERVAAEEVAK, encoded by the coding sequence ATGAAGTGGAGTTACATGGACCACTGGCGCAGCCAGTCGCCCCACGGTCCGATCGACCAGTGGGAGTCGCGCGCCACGATGGACCGGTTCCTCAAGCAGGTCGCCGCCGTGGGCTACGACGCGATCGACACCTTCGACTTCCGCTGGTACCAGATCATGGGCGAGTACGGCTCGGTCGCGAACTACCAGGAGTACGTGCAGGAGCACGGGCTCGATCGGATCGTGAACACCTTCCACGCCGCGGACTACGACCCGCGGAACTACGCTCCCCACATCCCGGCGACGCACGCGAACATCCTCGAGGACTTCCGCGTGACGATGGATCGCTGGTCGGGGATCCAGCTCGACAACATCATCGTCATGCCCGCGACGCTCTACTACGACATGGAGCCCGTGACGGAGGACAAGCTCAAGATCACGGCCGACCTGTGGAACCAGGTCGGCGCCATCACGAAGGATGCGGGGGTGAGGCTCACCTGCCACCACGAGTTCTTCTGCGGGATCCAGTCGCGGTGGGAGCTCGACACCTTCTACGCGCACACCGACCCCGAGTACGTCCACCTCTTCGTCGACACCGCGCAGCACTGCATCGCCTCGGTGGACCCGATCGAGTTCTACGAGGCGTACGCCGACCGCGTGAGCGGCTTCCACTTCAAGGACACCCGGAACCACGACCTCATCGGCGACTACCGACGGCGTCCCGACTCGGAGATCATGGCCGACACGACCGAGCGCTGGTTCTACGAGATGGGCGACGAGGGCGGGCTGGTGGACTTCGAGGGCTTCATCCGCGCGGTGGCCCGGCGCGGCTTCGACGGGTACCTGAGCGTCGAGCACGACAAGGCGAACAAGCTCGGCGGCGACCACGCCGAGAGCACCGCGATCGCCGCCTGGTATGCCAAGAACGTGCTCGAGCGCGTCGCAGCAGAGGAGGTGGCGAAGTGA
- a CDS encoding nuclear transport factor 2 family protein, translated as MTDIAEPSVAELAQEIARLRDEVSAARGLAQRAEDRGQVENLFNRYMYLHNAFEDEQIIPLWVKEGTPGIRARYTNAGQYTTWESVTRYHRDRPHPVGKLILHATTTPVVEVAGDGQTAKGVWLMAGTESGLTDPEVAKAFPDMYSPEEVLGKKVWAHWVWCKYAIDFLKQDGEWRFWKFRCYELARAPFEENWVSFGLKNQGAFDLDLMYFGDDGKPVFMPPADEPVPAPNHPYSPETVQTLEPVPPVAHDTFEDTFK; from the coding sequence ATGACGGACATCGCAGAGCCCTCGGTCGCCGAGCTCGCCCAGGAGATCGCCCGCCTGCGCGACGAGGTCAGCGCCGCGCGCGGCCTCGCCCAGCGCGCGGAGGATCGCGGACAGGTCGAGAACCTGTTCAACCGGTACATGTACCTCCACAACGCGTTCGAGGACGAGCAGATCATCCCACTGTGGGTGAAGGAGGGGACCCCGGGCATCCGGGCCCGCTACACCAACGCCGGCCAGTACACGACGTGGGAGAGCGTGACCCGCTACCACCGCGACCGCCCGCACCCGGTCGGGAAGCTCATCCTGCACGCCACCACGACCCCCGTGGTCGAGGTGGCCGGCGACGGGCAGACCGCGAAGGGCGTCTGGCTCATGGCCGGCACCGAGTCGGGCCTGACCGATCCCGAGGTCGCCAAGGCGTTCCCCGACATGTACTCCCCGGAGGAGGTGCTCGGCAAGAAGGTCTGGGCCCACTGGGTCTGGTGCAAGTACGCGATCGACTTCCTCAAGCAGGACGGCGAGTGGAGGTTCTGGAAGTTCCGCTGCTACGAGCTCGCCCGCGCTCCCTTCGAGGAGAACTGGGTCAGCTTCGGCCTGAAGAACCAGGGCGCGTTCGACCTCGACCTCATGTACTTCGGCGACGACGGCAAGCCCGTCTTCATGCCGCCGGCCGACGAGCCCGTCCCGGCCCCGAACCACCCCTACAGCCCCGAGACCGTGCAGACGCTGGAGCCGGTCCCGCCGGTGGCGCACGACACGTTCGAAGACACCTTCAAGTAA